The Psychrobacter sp. LV10R520-6 genome includes a region encoding these proteins:
- the nrdR gene encoding transcriptional regulator NrdR produces MHCPYCNASETKVIDSRLAAEGAQVRRRRLCSGCQERFTTFEMVEVVMPRIIKSSGKIEPYDNEKLRRSILLPLQKRPITIDEQEAMISRIEKRVRQMGEREISSKVLGEIIMSELKTLDDVAYVRFASVYRDFQDIDAFHQEIANIRPSEKSDD; encoded by the coding sequence ATGCATTGCCCTTATTGTAATGCGTCAGAGACAAAAGTTATTGACTCACGTCTGGCCGCTGAAGGTGCACAAGTACGCCGGCGACGACTTTGCAGCGGCTGCCAAGAGCGATTTACCACCTTTGAGATGGTAGAAGTGGTCATGCCACGGATTATCAAATCAAGTGGCAAAATCGAGCCTTACGATAATGAAAAACTGCGCCGCTCTATCCTACTACCGCTACAAAAACGCCCGATCACTATTGATGAGCAAGAGGCGATGATTAGCCGTATTGAGAAGAGGGTAAGGCAAATGGGCGAGCGCGAGATTAGCAGCAAAGTGCTGGGTGAAATCATCATGAGTGAGCTAAAAACCCTTGATGATGTCGCCTATGTCCGCTTTGCCAGTGTCTATCGTGACTTTCAAGATATCGATGCCTTTCATCAAGAAATTGCTAATATTCGTCCATCAGAGAAAAGTGACGATTAA